In Longimicrobiaceae bacterium, the sequence CGCGTTCGTTGAGGGTGCGGGTAGCTCGCCGCTGTACCGCGGGACGTATCTCGCCGCCTCGGGCAACGTGGTCGTGGTGACACTCAACTACCGGCTGGGCGCGCTGGGCTTCCTGTACACCGGCAAGGTGGCGGGCACCAGCATCAACGGGAACATGGGGCTGCTGGACCAGCAGAGCGCGCTGCGGTGGGTGCAGGCCAACATCTCCGCGTTCGGCGGCGACCCCGCGAAGGTGACGCTGTTCGGCGAGAGCGCGGGGGCGATGTCCACCGGCTTCCACCTGTTCAGCGTGCCCACCAGCAGGTCGCTTTTCCGCGCGGCGATCATGGAGAGCAACCCCATCTCCTCCACGTATCGCGACGTGAAGCGCGCCACCGACGACGGTGCCGCGTTCCTGAAGGCGCTGTGCGACACCGCCTCGGCCGGCCGCGGGTGCCCGGCGAACGCCACGTGGCTCGACACCGTCTCCACGGCGACCGTGCTTGCGGGCGAGGCGAAGTACCTGAAGGGTCTGGGACCGCTGGAGCGTATCATCTCGGGCGGACTCCCTGAAGGGCTGCCGTGGACGCCCGTCATCGACAACGTGGTGGTGACGGGCCAGCCGCTGAACGGGTACGCGTCGGGGATGCCCGCCAAGCCGTACGTGTTCGGCACCAACGCGAACGAGGGGACGGTATTCGCGGCCTATGCGCAGGACGCGGCGGGCGGCAAGCTGAACTCGTTCACGTACGGAGCGCTGCTGTCGCGCCTGTTCGGCCCTGTCGGCAAGCTCCGGATCACGATGTACAATGACGGCAGCGG encodes:
- a CDS encoding carboxylesterase family protein; translated protein: AFVEGAGSSPLYRGTYLAASGNVVVVTLNYRLGALGFLYTGKVAGTSINGNMGLLDQQSALRWVQANISAFGGDPAKVTLFGESAGAMSTGFHLFSVPTSRSLFRAAIMESNPISSTYRDVKRATDDGAAFLKALCDTASAGRGCPANATWLDTVSTATVLAGEAKYLKGLGPLERIISGGLPEGLPWTPVIDNVVVTGQPLNGYASGMPAKPYVFGTNANEGTVFAAYAQDAAGGKLNSFTYGALLSRLFGPVGKLRITMYNDGSGTHPYRAWNHPSVAGMDSTASALADLISDFAFHCGNQVGADSAYKANNAAGLPIYSYYFQHTPLPLEMYKGVAECGPAANQVCHAYELPYVFSTLAYADTVNGNTVAPTSTDVSLGQQMGAAWVNFATNLSAPATGWTAYQPDGQVYAWGGSNSGQMQALPAGPACSAVWTKFPPLGKGILSAARRR